Proteins encoded together in one uncultured Flavobacterium sp. window:
- the trpC gene encoding indole-3-glycerol phosphate synthase TrpC, producing the protein MNILDKIIIDKQREVVLKKSIIPISQLESSVFFGRETISLSQKLKTSSTGIIAEHKRRSPSKSVINQSFTVEEVVKGYENAGACGISVLTDGKYFGGSLDDLLLARASVNIPLLRKEFIVDEYQILEAKAFGADLILLIAAVLTREEIKSLSEFAKKLGLEVLLEVHNQEELEKSIMPSLDMIGVNNRNLKTFEVSLDFSKQLASQIPNDFVKVSESGISSIEAISELRPYGYTGFLIGENFMKTDNAGEAATEFISKLSL; encoded by the coding sequence ATGAACATTTTAGATAAAATAATTATAGATAAACAGCGAGAAGTCGTTCTTAAAAAATCAATCATTCCGATTTCGCAATTGGAAAGTTCAGTATTTTTTGGAAGAGAAACCATTTCTTTAAGTCAAAAACTAAAAACAAGTTCAACCGGAATTATTGCAGAACATAAACGTCGTTCTCCATCAAAATCAGTAATTAACCAAAGTTTTACGGTTGAAGAAGTGGTAAAAGGATATGAAAATGCAGGTGCTTGCGGAATCTCAGTTTTAACAGATGGAAAGTATTTTGGAGGTTCTCTTGACGATTTACTTTTGGCAAGAGCAAGTGTAAATATTCCGCTATTGCGAAAAGAATTTATAGTTGATGAATATCAAATTCTGGAAGCGAAAGCTTTTGGAGCCGATTTGATTCTATTGATTGCAGCGGTTTTAACTCGTGAAGAAATAAAATCATTATCAGAATTTGCTAAAAAACTAGGTTTAGAAGTTTTATTGGAAGTTCACAATCAGGAAGAATTAGAAAAATCGATTATGCCAAGTTTGGACATGATTGGTGTAAATAATCGAAACCTAAAAACTTTTGAAGTAAGTCTGGATTTCAGCAAACAACTTGCCTCTCAAATTCCAAATGATTTTGTAAAAGTTTCTGAAAGCGGAATCTCATCAATCGAAGCCATTTCTGAACTAAGACCTTACGGTTACACCGGTTTTTTAATTGGAGAAAACTTCATGAAAACCGATAACGCGGGAGAAGCTGCAACTGAATTTATAAGCAAGCTGAGTCTTTGA
- the trpD gene encoding anthranilate phosphoribosyltransferase has protein sequence MKNILNKLINHEVLSKEEAKDVLINISSGSYNPSQISAFLTVFMMRSITIEELSGFREALLELCIRVDLSAYNTIDLCGTGGDGKDTFNISTLASFISAGARIKVAKHGNYGVSSISGSSNVMEKMGIKFSNDPSFLEKCIDKAGICVLHAPLFHPAMKNVGPIRKELAVKTFFNMLGPMVNPSFPKNQLVGVFNLELARMYAYLYQSTDINFTILHSLDGYDEISLTGPTKIITSDMEGMLKPEDFKVRLLSQREIEGGRTIEESADMFVNIISGKGSEAQNNVVCANAAMAISTVTKCSPQEGFKQAKESLFSGKGLKALQTLQELSK, from the coding sequence TCAAAAGAAGAAGCAAAAGACGTATTGATTAATATCTCAAGCGGAAGTTATAACCCAAGTCAGATTTCGGCATTTTTGACCGTATTTATGATGCGTAGTATTACTATTGAAGAGCTTTCGGGTTTTCGCGAAGCTTTACTGGAATTATGCATCCGTGTTGATTTATCAGCTTACAACACCATCGATCTGTGCGGAACGGGCGGTGACGGAAAAGACACTTTCAACATCTCGACTTTAGCGTCATTTATATCAGCTGGAGCTAGAATAAAAGTAGCAAAACACGGAAATTATGGCGTTTCATCGATTTCAGGATCGAGCAACGTAATGGAAAAAATGGGAATCAAATTCAGCAATGATCCTTCGTTTTTAGAAAAATGTATTGACAAAGCAGGAATTTGTGTTTTACACGCACCATTATTTCACCCAGCAATGAAAAATGTTGGACCAATCCGTAAAGAATTAGCCGTAAAAACCTTCTTTAATATGTTGGGACCAATGGTAAATCCATCGTTTCCTAAAAATCAATTGGTCGGCGTTTTCAATCTTGAATTAGCTAGAATGTACGCCTACTTGTATCAAAGTACTGATATCAATTTCACTATTTTGCATTCGCTTGACGGATATGACGAAATCTCCTTAACAGGTCCAACAAAAATCATTACAAGCGATATGGAAGGCATGTTAAAACCGGAAGATTTTAAAGTTCGCCTTTTATCACAAAGAGAAATTGAAGGAGGAAGAACAATCGAAGAATCGGCAGATATGTTTGTCAATATCATTTCCGGAAAAGGAAGTGAGGCACAAAATAATGTTGTTTGTGCAAATGCAGCAATGGCGATTTCAACAGTAACAAAATGCTCTCCACAAGAAGGCTTTAAACAAGCGAAAGAAAGCTTGTTCTCTGGAAAAGGATTAAAAGCATTGCAAACATTACAAGAATTAAGTAAGTAA